The stretch of DNA AAATGAACTTCCTGAAAAGGCTCGACCTGAGTGATTGCGGATTGACTGAGTGGCCCGAGGGATTGACGGCCTTGATGTCTTGGTACGATTTCGAACTGCTTGAGGTGGACCTAAGCGCCAATCAGATAGGCGAAGTGCCAGCACTTGAGGATGTTCTCGCCACACCTTTCACCGAGAGCCTCCTGCACCGTCAGGACATGGAGTGGCTATTTGGAGGCAATCCAATTGACGAAAACGCGGCCCTGCAACTGAAGAATGCCGGCGTGGGCATTGACATCAACCGCTTGCTGATCAACACCAGCCCAGCACGCCGAGCCCTGTGGAGCAAGTTGTTTGGCGGCAGTGAAAACCTCTCCCTGAAGCAGGCCGTCGAAAGCCTGAGCGTATTGCCCGAGTCAGCAACCGAACACGTCTGGGGCGTACTCGAAGGTGCCGGTCTAGACCGTGACTTGCTGACATACCTGAATGATTTGAGTGACGGGTTCCAAGCCTTTGACCATAACGCGGCTGCCGACTGCCTCAGTACCCTGCACGTAGAGGCCGATACGTACGCACTGATGATCAGCACTGAAACAACCACAGACCAGCTCTACCTGCGCTTTCGTCAACTGTATCGCCGGGCGCTGGTCAACAGACGGGCAGAACGCATCGCGGGCCGACGCTATACCCGGCAGACCGAACTGCTCGAAAGGCAGCGGCGTAACCTCGGTAACGACAACGCGCCGCCCCTTGATGACGTGGATGACATCGATGATGACGTCCTGCTGCGCGATAACTCACATCACCACGACATGCGCCTTGCGCTGCGCACGTCCCTGCACACTGCGCTTGATTTCCCCGAGCCTGGACCGGACCTGGACTATGAACCACCTGTGTCCTTGAGCACGGAACAGAACGTGACAGAGCGGGTAAAGGCTGCTGACCTACAGGCCCAGCCACGACGGGACTGGGTGGCCGAACACACCCTCTGGAAGCATTACGTGACGAAGCGTCTCGCCACAAGCCTCAATGAGCGATGGGGGATGGTTACAGACTATCTGGACAGCGCGCTGGACGCGCAAACCGCGCCAGCGCTTCCGCAAGACCCTGACGTGTTGGAGGCCCTTGGCAGGGCAATCCGCGCAGAGCCTGCTCCACGCGTGGATGAACAGGGAAATGTCCTGCCTGCCCCGGCCTCACCCTTCACAGGCACACATTCACCTTTTGATGAGCAGGGGCAGCTGCAACCCTTTACAGTTAAAGAGTGGGGATACAACTTCGCCTATCAGAATGCCGGGACACTCTATATTGCAGACGAACTGGCCCTCAGCAAGCGCACTATTGTGGCCTGTGATCCCGACCAGCCTTGACCTGCTCGCCACGCTGTTCTCTCAAGTCTTCAAAGAACGGCTGACGGCCATCCACCTGGCTTGAAGCGCGGGGCAGCCTGGCTGCCTCCGCATTAGCCACTTCCACATGCCAGTAGCAGTGCCTGACCGCACGCGTTACCGCAACATAGGCCAGGCGCTGCACTTCTTCCTTCTGTGCCGTGTCGAACGCCTGCGCGTCGCCCGCACGGCCCAAGCCAGCTTGGCGGTACACCTGGTTCTTGTAAGGCGAGCTGGTCAGGTACTGGCAATCGCCCAGCATGAACACCGCATCCGCCTGCAAGCCTTTGGCGCTGTGGTAGGTCAGCTGACGCAGGCGACGCTGCTCGGCCGGCAGCAACTTCTCGGCCTGCAACACGCCATGGAGGTGCTCATTCATCAGGGCTTTGTCGCTGCTCTTGCGGTACAACAGCATCACCGATTCACCGCGCTGGTAGTGCTCGACCAGCGTTGCCCCCAACGCGGCTTCATCGCGCTCGAACACCTTCACCGGCGAGCCCGGCAACACGGCGGCAGGCCCGCTGGCTCGCGCTCTCTTGCCCGCAATGGCAGGCGTGCCTTTGACCAGGTGCTCGGCCGCATCGATGACCAGTTGCTGGCACCGGTAGTTGTCCACCAGCATCACCCGGGTGTTGGCCGGCGATGGGAAGGCCTTGGAGAACTCCATGAAGTACTTTGGCGAACTGCCGCGCCAGCCGTAGATCGACTGCCAGTCATCGCCCACGCACATCAGCGAGGAATGCTGGGCATTGCGCCCGGTATGCATGGCCGGGCCACGGCGGCGGATTTCCACGAGGCAGGCACGCAGCCAGCTGACGATCTGCGGCGAGACGTCCTGGAATTCGTCGATCATCAGATGCGCCAGCGGCCGCAGCAACGGGTCGGGCAGCAGCTGCAGGTTCTCCGGGTTGTTCTCACCGAACAGGGCGAACATACGGTTGTAGCTCATCACCGGCGGCGACTGGTCCAGCAGGTGCGCCTCCAGGGCTTTCCAGTACAGGGCCAACGCTTCGAAGAACAGCGCGTCGGTATCGCCTGACGGGAAGCTCATGGCCGCCACGGCCGGGTTCACCTCCAGGCCAAGGTTTTCGATGAAGTTGGCGGCGCCGACGAAGGCGTCGAGCAGCGGCGCGGGGGCCAGCTCGCCTTTGACCTTGTACTCGAAACCGGGCCCGGCCACGGCATCACCGGCCAGCGATGCGGCCAGGCGCTTGGCCATGGCGTAGTTGTCGAGCCAGATCAGCGGCTTGTCGCAGAACGCCTGCAACAAGGTGCGCTTGACCGCCCACTCGGCACGCACCGCCAGCTTGGCGCCGGGCCGTTGATACTGAGCACTTTCCGCCGGGTCGAAGCCCAGCACCACCCAGGCATCGAGGCCTTCCAGGCGCCCATGCACATGGAAGCGGCTGCCACGGATCTCGACGGTTTCGCGGCAAGGCTCGATACCCTTGATCGGCCAGGCGCCGGCGGCGAACCACAGGTCTTCGATCACATCGCACAGTTCTTCGTCACGCTGGGCGGCCAGCTGGGTGACCTGCACCCGCTTCTGCACATCCGGGTGACCCGGGTCCAGCGGCTTGAGCTGCAGGGCCTCGCGACGCAGGATGGCGACGATCTCGGCAAAGCGCGGGCTTTCACCGAGCAACTGGCCGTAGCACTGGTTGAGCTGTTGGCGCTGGGCATCGTTCAGGCGCAGGTCGAACGGGTTGCTTTCCCCTTCGGCCTCTTGGCCGGCCGGCATCTCGTTGCCCAGGGCCTCGAACGCACGCACCTGGCCGAAGCCAGGCAAGCTGCGCACCAGTGGCAAGATCCGTGAATGGAAGGTACGCACCAGCTCGCGAGCCTTGGCCGGTTGCAGGTCGAGCTGCCAGAGGGTGAACACCTGCACCAGGCGCTTGATGAAATCCTTGCGCGACTCGCGGGTGAAGGTGACCACGGTCATCGCGTCCAGCTCGTAGCCCAGGTAGTGACGCAACAGCAAAATGCGCAGCACCAGCGAGGTCGACTTGCCCGCCCCGGCGCCGGCCACCACGCAGGTGGACGGTGTGTCACTGAAGATCAGCTTCCACTGCGCAGCGCTGGGTTGGGCCTCTGTGGGCAAGCGCTGGGCAACGTCGGCCTTGAAGCGTTTTTTGAGCTCCGCGGTCAGGGGCAGGCGCCAGTCATCGAAAAGGTTGTCGTCCTGTTCGGGCACCGCGGCGGTATCCGGCCGTGAATCGCGGATCACCAGAACCTGACGACCTGCTTCATAACCCTGCGCGTGGCCAAGGCTCCAGGATTCGCGATGTTGCGCCTGCAGGCGGGTCAGGCCACGGCCCAACAGGCGTGCAGCCAGGCGGCGGAACCAAGGCAGTTGGGCTGGCGGGGTCAGTTCGGCAGGGGCCTGGGGTTGCTCGTGGGCCACGGTCACTCCGTTGAATATCAGATCAGCGGCCATGTTCGCCGCATCCACCAAA from Pseudomonas putida encodes:
- a CDS encoding UvrD-helicase domain-containing protein, with product MAADLIFNGVTVAHEQPQAPAELTPPAQLPWFRRLAARLLGRGLTRLQAQHRESWSLGHAQGYEAGRQVLVIRDSRPDTAAVPEQDDNLFDDWRLPLTAELKKRFKADVAQRLPTEAQPSAAQWKLIFSDTPSTCVVAGAGAGKSTSLVLRILLLRHYLGYELDAMTVVTFTRESRKDFIKRLVQVFTLWQLDLQPAKARELVRTFHSRILPLVRSLPGFGQVRAFEALGNEMPAGQEAEGESNPFDLRLNDAQRQQLNQCYGQLLGESPRFAEIVAILRREALQLKPLDPGHPDVQKRVQVTQLAAQRDEELCDVIEDLWFAAGAWPIKGIEPCRETVEIRGSRFHVHGRLEGLDAWVVLGFDPAESAQYQRPGAKLAVRAEWAVKRTLLQAFCDKPLIWLDNYAMAKRLAASLAGDAVAGPGFEYKVKGELAPAPLLDAFVGAANFIENLGLEVNPAVAAMSFPSGDTDALFFEALALYWKALEAHLLDQSPPVMSYNRMFALFGENNPENLQLLPDPLLRPLAHLMIDEFQDVSPQIVSWLRACLVEIRRRGPAMHTGRNAQHSSLMCVGDDWQSIYGWRGSSPKYFMEFSKAFPSPANTRVMLVDNYRCQQLVIDAAEHLVKGTPAIAGKRARASGPAAVLPGSPVKVFERDEAALGATLVEHYQRGESVMLLYRKSSDKALMNEHLHGVLQAEKLLPAEQRRLRQLTYHSAKGLQADAVFMLGDCQYLTSSPYKNQVYRQAGLGRAGDAQAFDTAQKEEVQRLAYVAVTRAVRHCYWHVEVANAEAARLPRASSQVDGRQPFFEDLREQRGEQVKAGRDHRPQ